One Cololabis saira isolate AMF1-May2022 chromosome 18, fColSai1.1, whole genome shotgun sequence genomic region harbors:
- the LOC133464615 gene encoding pro-opiomelanocortin-like — translation MVCLCWLFLVVMTFVCVPGFRSMCLDNSICQDLNTREQILDCVQLCISEIQSEIPDLDASVLPVNDKDNNDYHYDDGDLLLKIILATLASEDEISESALTAHSDNRRSYSMEHFRWGKPSGRKRRPVKVFASSLEGGSSSESSFPFRARRHLGSDKAEGKKGAHEGSAQNQGSQRSRSSSRASRPPGLQERKDATYRMTHFRWSSPHSSKRNKRNKKLWEEKPQRQLPEFLKDTVEKNVRRITK, via the exons ATGGTGTGTCTATGCTGGTTATTTCTGGTGGTGATGACATTCGTGTGCGTTCCCGGGTTTAGGTCAATGTGTTTGGACAACTCCATATGCCAGGACTTGAACACCAGGGAACAGATACTC GACTGTGTTCAGCTCTGCATATCTGAGATCCAGAGTGAAATCCCAGACTTGGATGCATCTGTCCTTCCAGTTAACGACAAAGACAACAATGATTATCATTATGATGATGGGGACCTCTTACTCAAGATCATTCTGGCCACTTTAGCATCTGAAGACGAAATATCCGAGTCAGCTCTGACAGCCCACAGCGACAACCGCCGCTCATACTCCATGGAGCATTTCCGCTGGGGGAAGCCCTCCGGACGCAAACGCCGGCCAGTTAAGGTGTTTGCTTCTTCCCTGGAAGGAGGTAGCTCCTCCGAGAGCAGCTTCCCATTTCGGGCTCGTAGGCATCTGGGAAGCGACAAGGCTGAGGGAAAGAAGGGTGCTCATGAAGGAAGTGCACAAAATCAGGGATCGCAGAGATCCAGATCCAGCTCCAGAGCAAGCAGGCCTCCGGGCCTGCAGGAGAGAAAAGACGCGACCTACCGGATGACTCATTTCAGGTGGAGCAGCCCACATTCATCCAAACGGAACAAGAGAAACAAGAAGTTGTGGGAGGAGAAACCTCAGAGGCAGCTACCTGAGTTCCTCAAGGACACTGTAGAGAAGAATGTGCGGAGGATAACGAAATGA